From the Nodularia sp. NIES-3585 genome, one window contains:
- a CDS encoding ribonuclease R family protein produces the protein MEFSIATLLANFTDDKLVARKVLEKKLGCEDEISLQKLHIALEVLEKIGILVKERGKYRRVAEEGVIEAKLRCSSKGFCFAIQDVEGAEDIYIRESHLSNAWNGDRVLVRVLKEGSRRRSPEGEVKLILERSNHTLLARIKPVESGFRAVPLDDRLLFELKIQTNGMKLEEAIDHLAHVEVLRYPLAQYPPLGRVVQILGSDAEAAADIDLVTCKHDLSRNFPDSVLDAAAKLPKRLLKADLKDKLDLRNLFTLTIAGLNVDTKFIENAFSLEKTAEGHWLLGFHIADVAHYVHPDEPLDRESVKRGKSVYLGDLVLPMLPEAVAERCSFVEGSDRLALSFLIAVDPQSGEALEWEIQPSVINVDAALSRQEAEAILTGETQDEVPKVIEILQDLETLQKAVKQTRLGRGSLQLNLPPNQNPYYDEGILGAVLVNDLPVRSLLTEFVLLVNELMAKHLSALGIPAIWRVQGTPDTEDVQEMLKLAINLGVELTLEAEVDIQPLDYQHLTGAFAESPSEQVLTYLLQDTLKPAAYNTTKGTHFGLSLEQYTHCSSPLRRYPDLLMQRVYYRLLEHGRDRRNTRVKERVNLRHSSSHHEINWNVLPPELQQELQTDLNRVIIQINDREKEVQEAEADLAGLQKAQLMKQRIGQVFQGVITGVQSYGFFVEIEVPAVESTPGEDINIPLRVEGLVHVSSLKDDWYEYRARQQALFGRKNRASYRLGDRVAVQVKSVDYYRQQIDLVTVSSDLVAKGLGVNATNNDASDIYLPSNLDTYAQD, from the coding sequence ATGGAATTTTCTATCGCTACACTCCTTGCCAATTTCACTGATGATAAATTGGTCGCTCGTAAAGTTTTGGAAAAAAAACTAGGTTGCGAGGATGAAATTAGTTTACAAAAACTTCACATTGCCTTGGAAGTTCTGGAAAAAATCGGAATTCTGGTGAAAGAACGCGGCAAATATCGCCGGGTGGCAGAAGAAGGTGTGATTGAAGCCAAACTCCGTTGTTCTAGTAAAGGCTTTTGCTTTGCTATTCAAGATGTGGAAGGAGCCGAGGATATTTATATTCGTGAAAGCCATCTGAGTAACGCTTGGAATGGCGATCGCGTTTTGGTAAGAGTCCTTAAAGAAGGTAGTCGTCGCCGTTCTCCAGAAGGAGAAGTTAAACTAATCCTGGAACGTTCCAACCACACACTACTGGCACGAATTAAGCCTGTAGAAAGCGGTTTTCGGGCTGTACCTTTAGATGATCGACTGCTGTTTGAACTCAAAATCCAAACAAACGGCATGAAGTTAGAAGAAGCTATTGACCATCTAGCCCACGTGGAAGTGCTGCGTTATCCCTTAGCACAATACCCCCCACTGGGTCGAGTAGTACAAATCCTGGGTAGTGATGCCGAGGCTGCTGCTGATATAGATTTGGTAACTTGTAAGCACGATTTATCCCGTAATTTCCCTGATTCAGTTCTAGACGCAGCCGCTAAGTTGCCCAAAAGGCTCCTGAAGGCAGACCTGAAAGACAAACTGGATTTACGCAATTTATTTACCCTGACAATTGCCGGTCTAAATGTTGACACTAAATTTATTGAGAATGCTTTCAGTTTAGAAAAAACAGCAGAGGGACATTGGCTTCTAGGCTTTCATATTGCTGATGTTGCTCATTATGTCCACCCTGACGAACCCTTAGATAGAGAATCTGTGAAACGGGGAAAGTCAGTGTATTTGGGAGATTTAGTGCTACCAATGTTACCAGAAGCTGTGGCGGAACGCTGTTCATTCGTCGAAGGCAGCGATCGCCTAGCCCTCTCTTTCTTAATTGCCGTTGATCCACAGTCTGGAGAAGCGTTGGAGTGGGAAATTCAGCCCAGTGTGATTAATGTAGATGCAGCACTGAGTCGGCAAGAAGCAGAAGCCATTCTCACAGGTGAAACTCAAGACGAAGTTCCCAAGGTAATTGAGATTCTGCAAGACTTAGAAACATTGCAAAAGGCAGTGAAACAAACGCGTCTAGGTCGTGGCAGTTTGCAGTTGAATCTACCACCTAACCAAAACCCTTATTATGATGAGGGGATATTAGGTGCGGTATTGGTGAATGATTTACCAGTGCGATCGCTGTTGACAGAGTTTGTGCTACTAGTTAACGAACTGATGGCCAAACATCTAAGTGCTTTAGGTATTCCCGCCATTTGGCGCGTTCAAGGTACACCCGATACCGAAGATGTTCAGGAAATGCTGAAATTAGCGATCAATTTGGGTGTAGAACTCACACTAGAAGCAGAAGTTGATATCCAACCTTTAGATTATCAGCACTTAACTGGGGCTTTTGCCGAATCGCCATCAGAGCAAGTGCTGACCTATTTATTACAAGACACACTCAAGCCAGCTGCCTATAACACCACGAAAGGAACACACTTTGGTTTATCACTAGAGCAATATACTCACTGTAGTTCTCCGCTGCGACGATACCCAGACTTGCTGATGCAAAGAGTGTATTATAGGCTACTTGAACATGGACGCGATCGCCGCAACACCCGTGTAAAAGAGCGAGTTAACCTGCGCCACTCCTCTTCTCACCACGAAATTAATTGGAATGTTCTGCCGCCAGAATTGCAACAAGAACTGCAAACTGATTTGAATCGGGTGATCATCCAGATTAACGACAGAGAAAAAGAAGTCCAAGAAGCCGAAGCTGATTTAGCCGGACTGCAAAAAGCCCAACTGATGAAACAGCGCATCGGTCAGGTATTCCAAGGCGTAATTACTGGTGTGCAATCCTATGGCTTCTTTGTAGAAATTGAAGTTCCCGCCGTCGAATCAACTCCTGGAGAAGATATCAACATACCTTTACGGGTAGAAGGACTGGTACACGTTAGTTCCCTCAAAGATGATTGGTATGAATACCGCGCCAGACAACAGGCATTATTTGGGCGCAAAAATCGAGCTTCTTACAGACTAGGCGATCGCGTAGCCGTGCAAGTTAAAAGTGTCGATTACTATCGTCAGCAAATTGATTTAGTCACAGTCAGCAGTGATCTTGTCGCCAAAGGTTTGGGTGTCAATGCTACCAACAATGACGCATCAGATATCTACTTACCCAGCAACTTAGATACATATGCACAAGACTAA
- a CDS encoding thioredoxin domain-containing protein, whose protein sequence is MTNRLAEAKSLYLRKHADNPIDWWSWCDEALASARDQNKPIFLSIGYSSCHWCTVMEGEAFSDLAIAEYMNANFLPIKVDREERPDLDSIYMQALQMMSGQGGWPLNVFLSPEDLVPFYAGTYFPLEPRYGRPGFLQVLQALRRYYDTEKEDLSQRKALIIESLLTSAVLQNGATNQVAENELLRQGWETSTGVITPNQSGNSFPMIPYAELALRGTRFVLPSQYDGKQICIQRGLDLALGGIYDHVGGGFHRYTVDPTWTVPHFEKMLYDNGQIVEYLANLWSNGVKEPAFMRSVAGTVEWLRREMTAPEGYFYAAQDADSFTNSTDVEPDEGAFYVWSYSELQQLLTSEELTELQQQFTITPNGNFEGKNVLQRRHEGELSARIEIALSKLFAARYGNKPESVKTFPPAANNQEAKTGGWPGRIPAVTDTKMIVAWNSLMISGLARAGKVFQQPLYLEIAIRAANFILQNQFVDGRFHRLNYQGEAAVLAQSEDYALFIKALLDLQGCFPEQKSWLETAIALQDEFNEFLWSVELGGYFNTATDASQDLIVRERSYADNATPSANGVAIANLVRLSLLTDNLHYLDLAEPALKAFSSVMRNAPQACPSLFTALDWYRNSTLIRSTIEQISPLITKYLPVTEFAVVSDLPSGSLGLVCQGFQCLAPAQSEEQLLQQVQQSQTRA, encoded by the coding sequence ATGACTAATCGCCTTGCTGAAGCTAAGAGTCTCTATCTCCGCAAACACGCTGACAACCCGATTGATTGGTGGTCTTGGTGTGACGAAGCTCTTGCAAGTGCAAGGGATCAAAATAAACCTATTTTTCTCTCCATTGGTTATTCTAGTTGCCACTGGTGTACTGTGATGGAAGGTGAGGCTTTCTCAGACCTAGCGATCGCTGAGTACATGAATGCCAATTTTTTACCTATTAAAGTAGATCGGGAAGAAAGACCCGACCTCGACAGCATCTATATGCAAGCGTTGCAGATGATGAGTGGTCAAGGTGGTTGGCCTTTAAATGTCTTTTTATCCCCAGAGGATTTGGTGCCATTTTATGCTGGAACTTACTTTCCTTTAGAACCCCGCTACGGTCGTCCAGGATTTTTACAAGTTCTGCAAGCTCTACGCCGCTACTACGATACAGAAAAAGAAGATTTAAGCCAACGTAAAGCATTAATTATTGAGTCGCTCCTCACCTCTGCGGTATTGCAAAATGGCGCGACAAATCAAGTTGCAGAAAATGAATTACTTCGCCAAGGTTGGGAAACTAGCACAGGCGTAATTACTCCGAATCAATCTGGTAATAGTTTCCCGATGATCCCCTACGCAGAGTTAGCATTACGGGGGACTCGATTTGTGTTGCCATCGCAGTATGATGGCAAACAAATTTGTATTCAACGGGGACTAGATTTAGCTTTGGGAGGTATTTATGATCATGTGGGTGGTGGTTTTCATCGCTATACCGTTGATCCCACTTGGACAGTACCTCACTTTGAAAAGATGCTTTATGACAATGGTCAAATTGTGGAGTATCTCGCAAATTTATGGAGTAATGGAGTTAAAGAACCCGCATTTATGAGGTCTGTGGCTGGGACTGTGGAATGGCTACGGCGAGAAATGACGGCTCCAGAAGGTTATTTTTATGCGGCTCAAGATGCTGATAGTTTTACTAACTCTACGGATGTAGAACCAGACGAAGGAGCTTTTTATGTCTGGAGTTACAGCGAACTGCAACAACTGTTAACTTCAGAGGAACTAACGGAATTACAACAACAGTTTACGATAACTCCTAATGGGAACTTTGAAGGTAAGAATGTTTTACAACGTCGCCATGAGGGGGAACTGAGCGCCAGGATAGAAATTGCTTTGAGTAAGTTATTTGCGGCGCGTTATGGTAACAAGCCAGAGTCAGTGAAAACTTTTCCGCCTGCTGCGAATAATCAGGAAGCGAAAACTGGTGGTTGGCCTGGACGCATTCCGGCGGTGACAGATACGAAGATGATTGTGGCCTGGAATAGTTTGATGATTTCCGGGTTGGCTAGGGCTGGGAAGGTATTTCAACAACCGTTATATCTGGAAATCGCAATTCGAGCCGCAAACTTTATTCTGCAAAATCAGTTTGTAGATGGGCGTTTCCATCGACTCAATTATCAAGGTGAAGCAGCTGTGTTGGCGCAGTCTGAAGATTACGCTTTGTTTATTAAGGCGCTGCTGGATTTACAAGGCTGTTTCCCTGAACAAAAATCTTGGTTAGAAACTGCGATCGCACTACAAGATGAATTCAATGAGTTTCTCTGGAGTGTAGAATTAGGTGGCTATTTCAATACCGCCACGGATGCTAGTCAAGATTTAATTGTGCGCGAACGCAGTTATGCAGATAATGCTACACCATCTGCGAATGGAGTGGCGATCGCTAACTTAGTCCGTCTTTCCCTACTCACCGATAATCTACATTATCTGGACTTAGCCGAGCCAGCACTCAAAGCTTTTAGTAGCGTGATGCGTAACGCTCCCCAGGCTTGCCCCAGCTTGTTTACAGCCTTAGATTGGTATCGTAACTCTACCTTGATTCGCAGCACTATTGAGCAGATAAGTCCTCTGATCACCAAGTATCTACCTGTGACAGAGTTTGCGGTGGTATCTGATTTACCATCAGGTAGCCTCGGTTTAGTTTGCCAAGGATTCCAGTGTCTTGCACCAGCCCAAAGTGAAGAACAGTTGTTACAGCAAGTGCAGCAAAGTCAGACTAGGGCGTGA
- a CDS encoding PCP reductase family protein yields the protein MSESNFTDALGWTSKAQEKLQNIPFFARTQAKARIEELARQAKKTVVTADLVEQARLEFGQ from the coding sequence ATGAGCGAATCTAATTTTACAGATGCTTTGGGCTGGACATCAAAAGCTCAGGAAAAATTGCAGAATATTCCTTTTTTTGCCCGTACTCAAGCTAAAGCCCGAATTGAAGAGTTAGCACGTCAAGCAAAGAAAACAGTTGTGACAGCCGATTTGGTTGAACAGGCTAGGCTGGAATTTGGGCAGTAG
- the psbC gene encoding photosystem II reaction center protein CP43, with product MVTLSNRPSVLGGGRDQESTGFAWWSGNARLINLSGKLLGAHVAHAGLIVFWAGAMTLFEVAHFIPEKPMYEQGLILLPHLATLGWGVGSGGEVINTFPYFVVGVLHLISSAVLGFGGIYHAVRGPDTLEEYSSFFGYDWKDKNKMTNIIGFHLIILGCGALLLVLKAMFFGGVYDTWAPGGGDVRVITNPTLNPAVIFGYLIKAPFGGEGWIISVNNMEDIIGGHIWIALMCISGGIWHIFTKPFAWARRAFIWSGEAYLSYSLGALSLMGFIASVMVWFNNTAYPSEFFGPTASEASQAQALTFLIRDQRLGANVGSAQGPTGLGKYLMRSPTGEIIFGGETMRFWDFQGPWLEPLRGPNGLDLDKVKNDIQPWQARRAAEYMTHAPLGSLNSVGGVATEINSFNYVSPRAWLATSHFVLGFFFLIGHLWHAGRARAAAGGFEKGINRETEPVMFMEDLD from the coding sequence GTGGTAACGCTCTCTAATAGACCATCTGTATTAGGCGGCGGACGTGACCAAGAATCAACAGGCTTTGCTTGGTGGTCTGGTAACGCTCGTTTAATTAACCTATCTGGTAAATTGCTTGGCGCTCACGTAGCCCATGCTGGTTTGATTGTATTCTGGGCCGGAGCGATGACTTTGTTTGAAGTCGCTCACTTCATTCCTGAAAAGCCCATGTACGAGCAGGGCTTGATCCTGCTTCCTCACCTCGCCACCCTAGGGTGGGGCGTTGGTTCTGGTGGTGAAGTTATCAACACCTTCCCTTACTTTGTCGTTGGTGTACTTCATCTAATTTCTTCAGCTGTGCTAGGTTTTGGCGGCATCTATCATGCTGTCCGTGGACCAGATACCTTAGAAGAGTATTCCTCCTTCTTTGGCTATGACTGGAAAGACAAGAACAAGATGACTAACATCATCGGGTTTCACCTGATCATCCTCGGATGTGGTGCGCTCTTGTTGGTGTTAAAGGCAATGTTCTTTGGCGGTGTGTACGATACCTGGGCTCCAGGTGGCGGCGATGTTCGTGTTATTACTAACCCAACATTAAACCCGGCTGTAATCTTCGGTTATTTGATCAAGGCTCCCTTCGGTGGCGAAGGTTGGATTATCAGCGTCAATAACATGGAAGATATCATCGGTGGTCACATCTGGATTGCCCTGATGTGTATTTCAGGTGGTATCTGGCACATCTTCACCAAGCCTTTTGCATGGGCGCGTCGCGCGTTTATTTGGTCTGGTGAAGCTTACCTTTCCTACAGTTTGGGCGCTCTTTCCCTGATGGGCTTTATCGCCTCTGTAATGGTTTGGTTTAACAATACCGCTTATCCCAGCGAATTCTTTGGTCCTACAGCTTCAGAAGCTTCTCAAGCTCAGGCTTTGACCTTCTTGATTCGTGACCAACGCTTAGGTGCTAACGTCGGTTCTGCACAAGGCCCCACAGGTCTGGGTAAATACTTGATGCGCTCTCCCACTGGTGAAATCATCTTCGGTGGTGAAACCATGCGCTTCTGGGATTTCCAAGGACCTTGGTTAGAGCCTCTACGTGGTCCTAACGGTCTTGACCTAGATAAAGTCAAGAATGATATTCAACCTTGGCAAGCACGTCGTGCTGCTGAATACATGACTCACGCTCCTTTGGGTTCTTTGAACTCTGTGGGTGGTGTGGCAACTGAAATCAACTCTTTCAACTACGTATCTCCACGTGCTTGGTTGGCAACATCTCACTTTGTATTAGGTTTCTTCTTCTTGATTGGTCACCTATGGCACGCTGGTCGCGCCCGCGCTGCTGCTGGTGGTTTTGAGAAAGGAATTAACCGTGAGACTGAGCCGGTTATGTTCATGGAAGACCTTGACTAG
- a CDS encoding molybdenum cofactor guanylyltransferase, whose translation MSRKHNSLQSTIVLAGGKSSRMGEDKALISIGGMPLLQLVCGVAAGCTDNVYVVTPWPERYQHLILPSCQFIQEVPLSASTSPDHGPLVGFAQGLAQVQTDWVLLLACDLPRLRVKVLQAWANELDSVPDEAIATLVDHSKGWQPLCGFYRRRCLPQLLEFINQGGRSFQPWLNQQPIQALSLPTSEMLFNCNTPEDWALVK comes from the coding sequence ATGAGTAGAAAGCATAATTCTTTACAGAGTACTATTGTCTTAGCTGGTGGAAAGAGTTCTCGCATGGGTGAGGATAAAGCCCTGATTTCTATTGGAGGGATGCCTTTGTTGCAGTTAGTTTGCGGTGTTGCCGCAGGTTGTACAGATAATGTTTATGTCGTCACTCCCTGGCCAGAACGCTATCAGCACTTAATATTACCTAGTTGCCAATTCATTCAGGAAGTACCTTTGTCTGCCTCAACTTCCCCTGACCACGGGCCACTGGTAGGATTTGCTCAGGGGTTGGCGCAGGTACAAACCGATTGGGTATTGTTACTAGCCTGTGATTTGCCTCGGTTGCGGGTTAAGGTGTTGCAAGCATGGGCGAATGAACTTGATAGTGTACCGGATGAAGCGATCGCCACTTTGGTTGATCATAGTAAAGGCTGGCAACCTCTATGTGGTTTTTATCGACGGCGCTGTTTGCCGCAACTTTTAGAATTTATTAATCAAGGCGGGCGGTCATTCCAGCCGTGGCTGAATCAGCAGCCCATACAAGCTTTGTCCTTACCAACATCAGAGATGTTATTTAACTGTAATACTCCAGAAGACTGGGCTTTGGTCAAATAA
- a CDS encoding ABC transporter substrate-binding protein, with protein sequence MYLRGIVSVLAFVLSLVLVACNTATTQQPQVSAKTTSQQLPQESATRVVALSSLATDIIYQLDPSKLVGITGSKLFNDDPRFDEIARVSEGQSPPNLEKIVDLKPDLVIGAEGFSTQPMQRLQQLGVSTLLTKVNTWESLGELTKNLAQLIDADPEPLLNRYKTFLPDKLTQSPSTLVLVSRQPILAPNKNSWAGDLLAKFQAKNLAAELQGQSPIGGYVTLSAEKVLEANPEVIIIVNSPQGGSETKVLESFKKEAFWQQLQATKNNRVYIFDYYGLVNPGSIETIEKACRQLQQDLLAVN encoded by the coding sequence ATGTATCTTCGTGGAATTGTCTCTGTTTTAGCATTTGTGTTGAGTTTAGTTTTAGTTGCTTGTAACACTGCAACTACACAACAGCCACAGGTATCAGCAAAAACAACGTCTCAACAGTTACCACAAGAATCTGCCACAAGAGTTGTGGCTCTTTCTTCACTTGCTACAGATATTATATATCAGCTTGATCCCAGCAAGCTTGTAGGTATTACTGGGAGTAAATTATTTAATGATGATCCGCGATTCGATGAAATTGCCCGCGTCAGTGAAGGGCAGAGTCCGCCAAATTTAGAAAAAATTGTGGACTTAAAACCAGATTTGGTAATTGGTGCAGAGGGTTTTTCTACCCAACCAATGCAAAGACTCCAGCAGCTAGGAGTTTCTACGTTGCTGACAAAAGTGAATACCTGGGAATCGTTAGGAGAACTTACTAAAAACTTGGCTCAGTTAATTGATGCTGACCCCGAACCTTTATTAAATCGCTATAAAACTTTTTTACCAGATAAGTTAACTCAGAGTCCTTCTACTTTAGTTCTGGTAAGCCGTCAGCCAATTTTAGCACCGAATAAAAATAGTTGGGCTGGGGATTTGTTGGCAAAATTCCAGGCAAAAAACTTGGCAGCAGAATTACAAGGTCAAAGTCCAATTGGTGGATATGTCACGCTGTCAGCGGAGAAAGTTTTAGAGGCAAATCCAGAGGTAATTATTATAGTCAATTCTCCACAAGGAGGTTCGGAAACCAAAGTTTTAGAATCTTTTAAAAAGGAAGCTTTTTGGCAACAACTACAAGCCACTAAAAATAATCGAGTCTATATTTTTGACTATTACGGGTTGGTAAATCCAGGCAGCATAGAGACAATAGAAAAAGCCTGTCGGCAGCTTCAGCAAGATTTATTGGCAGTAAATTAA
- the clpP gene encoding ATP-dependent Clp endopeptidase proteolytic subunit ClpP gives MIPIVVEQSGRGERAFDIYSRLLRERIIFLGQQVDNDIANLIVAQLLFLDSEDSEKDIYLYINSPGGSVMAGMGIFDTMKHIRPDVCTICTGLGASMGAFLLSAGAKGKRMSLPHSRIMIHQPLGGAQGQATDIEIQAREILYHKQRLNEYLAEHTGQPIERIAEDTERDFFMSPEEAKEYGLIDQVIDRHAAGSRPVPVLNH, from the coding sequence ATGATTCCTATCGTTGTTGAACAATCTGGTCGAGGCGAACGCGCCTTTGATATCTACTCACGACTGTTGCGTGAGCGCATCATATTTTTGGGACAACAGGTTGATAACGACATTGCAAATTTGATTGTTGCCCAATTGCTATTCTTGGATTCTGAAGACTCGGAGAAAGACATTTATTTGTATATTAATTCTCCCGGCGGTTCAGTCATGGCTGGCATGGGCATTTTTGATACCATGAAGCACATCCGTCCTGATGTCTGTACTATTTGTACTGGACTAGGAGCAAGTATGGGTGCTTTCCTCCTCAGTGCAGGTGCTAAAGGTAAGCGAATGAGTCTACCCCACTCTCGGATTATGATTCATCAACCCTTGGGTGGCGCTCAAGGACAGGCGACTGATATTGAAATTCAAGCACGGGAAATCTTATACCACAAGCAACGGCTAAATGAATATTTAGCTGAACATACTGGTCAACCAATTGAACGTATTGCTGAAGATACCGAACGCGACTTCTTTATGTCTCCAGAAGAAGCTAAAGAATATGGCTTGATTGACCAAGTTATTGACCGTCACGCTGCTGGTAGCCGTCCGGTTCCTGTTCTTAATCACTAG
- a CDS encoding flavin prenyltransferase UbiX — MSNNSKPLILGISGASGLIYAVHAIKYLLAADYEIELVASKSTYMVWASEQETRMPAEPTAQEQFWREQAGVAVGGKLRCHPWGDVGAGIASGSFRTLGMIIMPCSMSTVAKIAGGLSSDLLERAADVQIKEGRKLVIVPRETPFSLIHLRNLTTLAETGVRVVPAIPAWYHNPQSIEDLVDFVVARALDQLDIDCIPIQRWQGSK, encoded by the coding sequence GTGTCAAACAACTCCAAACCCCTTATATTAGGCATATCTGGTGCATCTGGTCTGATCTACGCCGTTCACGCCATCAAATATCTGCTCGCAGCCGACTATGAAATTGAACTAGTAGCCTCTAAATCAACTTACATGGTCTGGGCTAGCGAACAGGAAACTCGAATGCCAGCTGAACCAACCGCACAAGAGCAATTCTGGCGAGAACAAGCCGGAGTGGCTGTTGGGGGTAAACTACGCTGCCATCCGTGGGGTGATGTAGGAGCCGGAATCGCCAGTGGTTCGTTTCGCACCTTAGGGATGATTATTATGCCATGCAGCATGAGTACAGTGGCGAAAATAGCAGGTGGCTTGAGTTCCGACTTACTCGAACGGGCGGCGGATGTCCAGATTAAAGAAGGGCGAAAGCTAGTCATCGTTCCCCGTGAAACGCCATTCAGCTTAATTCACCTGCGAAACTTAACAACTTTGGCAGAAACGGGAGTCAGAGTTGTACCAGCGATTCCGGCTTGGTATCACAATCCTCAAAGCATTGAGGACTTAGTTGATTTTGTAGTTGCCCGTGCTTTAGACCAACTAGATATTGATTGCATTCCTATTCAGAGGTGGCAAGGAAGTAAGTAA
- a CDS encoding FTR1 family protein, translating to MNLSTALPTFVITLREGVEAALVVGIVLALLKKANQSRLNPWVYAGVGVGIVISVLIGVLFTWLIQILGAVNPQYTSVVEPMLETVFSVLAIAMLSWMLIWMTKQARFMKAQVEGAVTQALTQNSNAGWGVFSLILIAVVREGFETVLFIAANFQAGLVPALGAIAGLLGATVIGVLLFKLGVKINIRQFFQAMGVLLVLIVSGLVVSALKHFDEGLANLALSSSTPENICLYYDHFSKIHSCILGPMVWNTDTILPDKQFPGIILKSLFGYREHLYLLQAISYVLFLAPVSWLYFRSLTGGDVQNVKNHSVTQKPMSSAKE from the coding sequence ATGAATCTCAGCACCGCTCTACCTACTTTTGTCATCACACTCCGAGAAGGAGTAGAAGCTGCCCTCGTTGTGGGCATTGTCCTAGCTTTGCTGAAAAAAGCCAACCAATCCCGACTCAACCCTTGGGTATATGCTGGTGTTGGTGTTGGCATTGTGATTAGTGTCCTCATAGGTGTGTTATTTACTTGGTTAATTCAAATACTAGGGGCAGTAAATCCTCAATACACCTCAGTCGTTGAGCCAATGCTAGAAACTGTGTTTAGTGTCTTGGCGATCGCTATGCTCAGTTGGATGCTAATCTGGATGACGAAACAAGCCAGATTTATGAAAGCGCAAGTTGAAGGAGCAGTCACACAAGCGCTAACACAAAACTCAAATGCTGGTTGGGGCGTGTTTAGTTTAATTTTGATCGCCGTTGTTCGTGAAGGTTTTGAAACCGTTTTATTTATTGCTGCTAATTTTCAAGCAGGATTAGTTCCTGCATTAGGTGCAATTGCTGGTTTACTAGGGGCAACTGTTATTGGAGTCTTACTATTTAAATTGGGTGTCAAAATCAACATCCGCCAGTTTTTCCAAGCGATGGGCGTTTTATTGGTGTTGATAGTTTCAGGGTTAGTAGTTTCCGCGCTGAAGCATTTTGATGAAGGTTTGGCTAACCTTGCCCTGAGCAGTAGCACTCCAGAAAATATTTGTTTATATTACGATCACTTTAGCAAAATCCACTCCTGCATTTTGGGGCCAATGGTGTGGAACACTGACACAATATTGCCAGATAAACAATTCCCCGGTATTATTCTCAAATCTTTGTTCGGCTACAGAGAACATCTGTATTTATTACAAGCAATCAGTTATGTTCTATTTTTAGCCCCTGTTAGTTGGCTTTATTTCCGCAGTCTAACTGGTGGTGATGTTCAAAATGTTAAAAATCATTCAGTAACTCAAAAACCCATGAGTTCTGCAAAGGAATAA
- a CDS encoding shikimate kinase: MSSLLQGVNLYLIGMMGAGKTTVGQLLAKHLGYRFLDTDSVITQSAGKSINQLFAEEGEAAFRQLESDVLAQVCAYTQLTVATGGGIVLRRENWSYLHHGLIVWLDVPVELLFTRLAEDTTRPLLQDADPKGKLRSLLEQRTPLYSQADLKITVKAEETPEEIANRIIEAIPSVLKPKVSH, encoded by the coding sequence GTGAGTAGCTTATTGCAAGGAGTCAACCTGTATTTAATTGGCATGATGGGCGCTGGTAAAACGACAGTAGGACAATTACTAGCAAAGCATCTGGGTTATAGGTTTTTAGACACTGATAGTGTAATTACGCAATCAGCAGGAAAGTCCATCAATCAGCTTTTTGCTGAAGAAGGTGAAGCAGCGTTTCGCCAGTTAGAAAGCGATGTATTGGCACAAGTGTGTGCTTATACTCAGTTGACTGTAGCCACAGGTGGAGGCATCGTGTTACGGCGAGAAAACTGGAGTTATCTGCACCACGGTTTAATTGTGTGGTTAGATGTGCCAGTAGAATTACTCTTCACCCGTTTGGCAGAAGATACCACAAGACCACTATTACAAGATGCTGATCCCAAAGGCAAATTGCGATCGCTCCTCGAACAAAGAACACCACTTTACTCTCAAGCTGATCTCAAAATCACTGTCAAAGCAGAAGAAACACCTGAAGAAATTGCTAACAGAATCATAGAGGCAATTCCCAGCGTTCTGAAACCAAAAGTTTCTCATTAA